In Litorilinea aerophila, the sequence GTGCGGCGGCTCCACCCCGATCCAGAGCCGAGTCTTGCGGCCGCTGCCCTGGATCTCTACCAGCCAGGTATCAAAGGTGCCGGCCGGCACCTGGACCGTCTCCCGCTTGAGCACTTCCAATGTGACCCGATCCAGGGTGGCAGAGACGGGCAGGAAGCTGTTCAGGCGAGTGGCGTAGCCCTCTTCCAGGGGCAGGGTCCGGGCCAGAAGCGGCAACGTGCGCACATCTCGCACGTCGCTGGGCACATTCACTCGCTGGTAGGTGGTCACATCCTGCTTGGTAGTCAGGCGCAGATCCACCTGACCGGACGCGTAGATAGTTTCCACCTCTTCCTGGCCATCGTCCCCAACCCGAACCATGAGCGTCCGGGCCGGGCGCAGCCCTTTGTCGCCCACGTCAACCGTCACGATCTCCTGCACCCCCTGGGCGGAGATCTCTCGGCGGATGGTCCAGCCCCCCTCCGGCCGGGCCAGGATGTCGAACCGGGCCGTTCCCGCGTAGTTGTCGTTCAGGTCGGTGATCCGGTAGGTGCTGACTTCACCGGCCTGCCAGGGTGCCTCGTTGAAGCGCAGGGGCTGGATGGTCGGCTCGTTGCAGCCGGCCAGGGCGAGCAATGTCACCAGCCACAGGAGCCAGAAGGGGCGCCCGTTTCGGGCCCGGAAGGGCCACACCCCGGCCTGCCAGTCAAATTTCCACGTCGTTGGTGTCACCATACTCGTCCGCTTGATCCTTCCCTCAATCGATCTGTTTACAGACGAATTATACTCGACTCCCCTGCAAAAAGGGCATTTTTCAACGCAAAGCCGCAAAGGTGCAAAGACGCAAAGAAACGCAGGAAAGAGTAAACCGAATCAGCGTTCATCTGCGTGGGTCAGCGTCCTACACTATCTTTGCACTTTATTTTCAGCCACAGATAACACGGATTACTCAGGCCGCGCCGCATGGGGCGAGTGCGCATCTGAGGATGCGCACTCCTTGAAAGGATCACCACCGCCACGCGGAGTCGGCATCCTCAGATGCCGACCCAGTCGCTGCGCAGCCGTGGTCATCCTTTCATCCGCCTAGGTCCGGCACCATGGGGCGGCTCCCAGCCGCCCCTACGGCAAACCGGCGCCTTTTCGCGATTGGCGACAGCGGGTGGGCACGGGGGCCCACCCCTACGGCGACGGGCGCCCCGTCGTAGAGGCGAATCATGATTCGCCCTCCACATGCCGGACAGCGCATCCGTCGCCGTCCCTTCACTCGCCGGGATGTGGCGCCATCGCTTTTTCGTCATCTCCTCTTGTACGCAATTTGTCGTAGAGCGCCCTACTTTTGACCGATTTTGAATGGATCTGGCCCCTTAAAAGTCGGAAAGCCGTAGACAATCCGTCGGAGGGATGTATAATTGATTTTAAAATCATGTAAACTGGCGTTGTGTTGTCGGGTTATTCCGCTTGCCCCTTTCTGCTCCAACTCCGCTGTCGATGTGTCTTGTGTCCGTCGGCGGAATTCACTCCACCCTGTTACCCAGGTTCTATCCCCGATGGATGTTAGCCGGGGCATGCGTGAGAACGTGTGGCTATGAACAAGTACCTTCACTTGATGAGGTTCCTATTTATCCTGCTGACCCTGCAGCCTGGCCTGGCGGCCTGTCAGGGAATCCGGGCGCCTGCCCCACCGCTGACCGCCGTTGCTGTACA encodes:
- a CDS encoding DUF3108 domain-containing protein, whose product is MVTPTTWKFDWQAGVWPFRARNGRPFWLLWLVTLLALAGCNEPTIQPLRFNEAPWQAGEVSTYRITDLNDNYAGTARFDILARPEGGWTIRREISAQGVQEIVTVDVGDKGLRPARTLMVRVGDDGQEEVETIYASGQVDLRLTTKQDVTTYQRVNVPSDVRDVRTLPLLARTLPLEEGYATRLNSFLPVSATLDRVTLEVLKRETVQVPAGTFDTWLVEIQGSGRKTRLWIGVEPPHLLVKFVDGHSQGTFELTQFEAGKPGQQEP